The following are encoded together in the Pedobacter sp. D749 genome:
- a CDS encoding carboxylate-amine ligase, whose protein sequence is MNEFTLGIEEEYMVIDPVTRELTSHDQKIVEAAQKIHKDQVKAEMHQAVVEVGTGICKTTTEARKEISQLRYTVSQLAGEQGLRIGAAGTHPFSHWEKQLITEHPRYNEIVNELQEAARSNLIFGLHVHVGFQSRELAIHIANQVRYFLPHVFALSTNSPFWESRNTGYKSFRTKIFDKFPRTGIPDIFNSIEDYDNYVKLLIKTNCMDNAKKIWWDIRVHPFFDTVEFRICDCPMLIDETMAFTALFQALCAKLYKLRLQNMEFISYSRALINENKWRAARYGIDGNLIDFGKEMEVNCRNLVLELLDFVDDVVDDLGCRGDISYVHKILEHGTGADRQLAVYQQTGSFEAVVDYITTQTLIGAK, encoded by the coding sequence ATGAATGAGTTTACGCTGGGCATAGAAGAAGAGTACATGGTAATTGATCCCGTTACCAGAGAGCTTACTTCCCACGATCAAAAAATTGTTGAAGCTGCCCAAAAGATTCACAAAGACCAGGTTAAAGCAGAAATGCACCAGGCAGTAGTAGAAGTTGGAACAGGTATTTGTAAAACCACCACAGAAGCGCGCAAAGAGATTTCTCAACTGCGTTATACCGTTTCGCAGCTTGCCGGAGAACAAGGCTTAAGGATTGGAGCTGCTGGTACACATCCCTTCTCGCACTGGGAAAAACAGTTAATTACCGAACATCCCCGTTATAACGAGATTGTGAACGAATTACAGGAGGCCGCACGTTCTAACCTTATTTTTGGGCTGCATGTACATGTGGGATTTCAATCGCGCGAGTTGGCCATTCACATCGCCAATCAGGTTAGGTATTTTTTACCGCATGTTTTTGCCTTGTCCACCAATTCGCCTTTCTGGGAATCGCGGAACACAGGTTACAAATCTTTCAGGACTAAAATTTTCGACAAATTCCCACGTACAGGCATCCCTGATATTTTTAACAGCATTGAAGATTACGATAATTATGTAAAACTGCTTATTAAAACCAATTGCATGGATAACGCCAAAAAGATTTGGTGGGATATCCGTGTGCACCCATTTTTTGATACCGTAGAATTCAGAATATGCGATTGCCCAATGCTGATTGATGAAACCATGGCTTTTACCGCATTATTTCAGGCATTATGTGCTAAACTGTATAAACTTCGTTTGCAGAATATGGAATTTATCAGTTATTCAAGAGCATTGATCAACGAAAACAAATGGCGGGCTGCACGTTATGGGATTGATGGCAATTTGATCGATTTTGGTAAAGAAATGGAAGTTAATTGCCGCAATCTCGTTTTAGAATTATTGGATTTTGTAGATGATGTGGTGGATGATTTGGGCTGCCGCGGAGATATTAGTTATGTGCATAAAATACTGGAGCATGGCACCGGTGCAGACAGACAGTTGGCTGTTTACCAGCAAACTGGTAGCTTTGAGGCAGTGGTAGATTATATTACTACTCAAACACTTATTGGTGCAAAGTAA
- a CDS encoding type 1 glutamine amidotransferase, producing MDKRALKVAVIDMNNGAPNQGMRGIQEVLSRFKKENNIDLSFDIFDLRQKGEIPDIGYDAYISSGGPGSPIESKGEQWENAFFNLLDQIEVFNQKSDERKKYAFLICHSFQLACRKYELGNVTERRSNAFGIFPITLTEDGEKDEIFNGITNPFFSVDSRDWQVIEPDFAAFEKKGAKLLAIEKERKHVDLERCMMSIRFSDEIIGTQFHPEADPVGMKMYLLQEEKKKAIVDMHGEQKYLDMLNSLDDPARIVLTQSVILPNFLQKAIGHLQAV from the coding sequence ATGGATAAAAGAGCGTTAAAGGTAGCCGTTATTGACATGAATAACGGCGCACCTAATCAGGGTATGCGGGGAATTCAGGAAGTTTTATCCCGTTTTAAAAAGGAAAATAATATTGATTTAAGCTTTGATATTTTTGATCTAAGGCAAAAAGGAGAAATCCCGGACATTGGTTACGATGCTTATATTTCTAGCGGCGGACCAGGGAGCCCAATTGAAAGTAAAGGCGAACAATGGGAAAATGCTTTCTTTAATCTGCTTGATCAGATTGAAGTTTTTAACCAAAAAAGCGACGAAAGAAAAAAATATGCTTTTTTAATCTGCCATTCCTTTCAATTGGCTTGTAGAAAATATGAGTTGGGCAATGTAACCGAAAGACGGTCTAATGCTTTTGGGATTTTCCCGATTACCTTGACTGAAGACGGAGAAAAAGACGAAATTTTTAATGGCATCACCAACCCTTTCTTTTCTGTCGACAGCAGAGATTGGCAAGTAATAGAACCAGATTTTGCTGCTTTTGAGAAAAAAGGCGCAAAACTGTTAGCTATCGAAAAGGAACGTAAACATGTTGATCTTGAACGCTGCATGATGTCGATCCGCTTTTCGGATGAAATCATTGGCACACAGTTCCATCCAGAAGCCGATCCGGTGGGTATGAAGATGTACTTACTTCAGGAAGAAAAGAAAAAAGCAATTGTTGACATGCATGGCGAACAAAAATACCTGGATATGTTAAACAGTTTAGACGACCCGGCAAGGATTGTACTTACGCAAAGCGTTATTTTACCTAACTTTTTACAAAAAGCAATTGGGCATTTGCAAGCGGTGTAA
- a CDS encoding FeoB-associated Cys-rich membrane protein: MVKLSVSLRNALRALRLTIDNAPIYLHSPEHQNTKSPYICIMDIQTILVFLLFAVALVYVGRLVFKSLQVKKDGCGGNCKCGVDFSDIKPVKK, translated from the coding sequence GTGGTAAAACTTAGCGTTTCTTTGCGAAATGCTTTGCGCGCTTTGCGGTTAACTATTGATAATGCTCCAATATATTTACATTCACCTGAACACCAAAACACTAAAAGCCCTTATATTTGTATCATGGATATTCAAACGATTTTAGTCTTTTTACTTTTTGCGGTAGCACTGGTATATGTTGGCCGTTTGGTGTTTAAATCTTTACAGGTAAAAAAAGATGGTTGTGGCGGTAATTGCAAATGTGGTGTAGATTTTTCCGATATTAAGCCCGTAAAAAAATAA
- a CDS encoding Crp/Fnr family transcriptional regulator produces the protein MIHQFQKYLQEKIEITDEQFESISSVLKIKKFEKNEIVQYTGDNFKHGYFVGKGLLRAYSIDAKGKEHILQFAPENWLVSDRNNMNNEPSIFFIDAIETTEAVLMPNNFMEEAARKVPCLQPMQIKLLNNSIRFMQKRINMLLSATAEERYLDFIKLYPNLTLRVPQWMIASYLGITPESLSRVRKELANKHFRP, from the coding sequence ATGATTCATCAGTTCCAAAAATACTTACAGGAAAAAATAGAGATCACTGATGAACAGTTCGAAAGCATATCGTCTGTTTTAAAGATTAAAAAATTCGAGAAAAACGAAATAGTTCAATATACCGGCGATAATTTCAAACACGGATATTTTGTGGGCAAAGGTTTGTTGCGTGCCTATTCGATTGATGCAAAAGGTAAAGAACACATCCTTCAGTTCGCCCCAGAAAACTGGCTGGTTTCTGATCGTAACAACATGAATAATGAGCCATCGATATTCTTTATCGATGCTATTGAAACAACCGAAGCGGTATTAATGCCTAATAATTTCATGGAAGAAGCAGCCAGAAAGGTACCTTGCTTACAGCCCATGCAAATCAAACTGTTAAATAATTCGATCCGCTTTATGCAGAAAAGAATTAACATGTTATTAAGCGCAACAGCGGAAGAAAGATACCTTGATTTTATTAAACTTTACCCTAACCTTACACTCCGTGTACCACAATGGATGATCGCATCCTATCTGGGCATTACACCCGAATCGCTTAGCCGCGTGAGAAAGGAACTTGCAAATAAACATTTCAGACCTTAG
- a CDS encoding YceI family protein, translating to MATTKWTLDPTHSELQFKVKHLMITTVTGSLKSFSAELLSEGDEFENAEISFKGDIGSLDTGNTDRDNHLKSGDFFDAEKFAHIEFKSSSIEKDGGDYIVKGDLTIKGETKPVKLTAEFGGIATDPWGNTKAGFTLSGKINRSEFGLTWNAALETGGVMVSEEVRILGELQFVKQA from the coding sequence ATGGCAACTACAAAATGGACATTAGATCCAACCCACAGCGAATTACAATTTAAAGTAAAACACTTAATGATTACTACTGTAACAGGTAGTTTAAAATCTTTTTCAGCAGAATTATTGTCTGAAGGTGATGAATTTGAAAATGCAGAGATTTCTTTCAAAGGTGATATCGGCTCGCTCGATACCGGAAACACTGACCGCGATAACCATTTAAAAAGTGGTGATTTTTTCGATGCAGAAAAATTTGCACACATCGAATTTAAATCCAGTTCGATAGAAAAAGATGGCGGCGACTACATCGTTAAAGGCGATTTAACCATTAAAGGCGAAACTAAACCTGTAAAATTAACCGCAGAATTTGGTGGCATTGCTACCGATCCATGGGGAAATACCAAAGCAGGTTTTACCTTAAGTGGAAAAATTAACCGTTCTGAATTCGGTTTAACCTGGAATGCTGCATTAGAAACTGGTGGCGTAATGGTAAGTGAAGAAGTTCGCATTTTAGGCGAATTACAGTTTGTGAAACAAGCGTAG
- a CDS encoding pirin family protein produces METKQIEKVLKAPAPHMVGDGFRVHNFFPSGYQINMSPFFLMDYGSKIEFSARKEPRGVGVHPHRGFETVTIAYHGAVAHHDSSGNSGVIYPGDVQWMTAASGILHKEYHEEQYSLNGGPFQMVQLWVNLPAKDKMGKPRYQAIKQADMAHFDLPADGGKIEIIAGNYKGIKGNANTFSPIEVYNARLKKGGEVTFNFPENFNTGFMVIEGSIKINGLETAGADDFVHFSNQGTEINIEALENSVILVLSGEPINEPVAQYGPFLMNTEAEIHQAIEDYNQGRFGYLEE; encoded by the coding sequence ATGGAAACAAAACAAATAGAAAAAGTGCTAAAAGCTCCGGCGCCACATATGGTTGGTGATGGGTTTAGGGTACACAATTTTTTTCCAAGCGGATATCAAATCAATATGAGTCCTTTTTTCCTGATGGATTATGGCTCAAAGATCGAATTTTCAGCAAGGAAAGAACCACGGGGCGTTGGTGTTCACCCCCATCGGGGCTTCGAAACGGTAACGATTGCCTATCACGGCGCGGTTGCCCATCACGATAGCTCTGGAAACAGTGGCGTGATTTATCCTGGCGATGTACAATGGATGACTGCCGCGAGCGGCATATTACACAAAGAATATCACGAAGAACAATACAGCCTGAATGGCGGCCCGTTTCAAATGGTTCAACTTTGGGTTAATCTACCTGCGAAGGATAAAATGGGTAAACCGAGATATCAGGCAATTAAGCAGGCAGATATGGCCCATTTTGATTTACCAGCAGACGGAGGAAAAATTGAAATTATTGCAGGTAATTATAAGGGCATAAAAGGCAATGCAAACACTTTTAGTCCTATAGAAGTTTATAATGCCCGGCTAAAGAAAGGTGGCGAAGTTACTTTTAACTTCCCAGAGAATTTTAATACCGGATTTATGGTGATTGAAGGCTCGATTAAAATAAACGGACTGGAAACCGCAGGAGCAGATGATTTTGTCCACTTCAGCAACCAAGGCACAGAAATTAACATCGAAGCTTTAGAAAACAGTGTAATTTTAGTTTTGAGCGGAGAACCAATCAACGAACCAGTTGCTCAGTACGGTCCATTTTTAATGAATACTGAAGCCGAAATCCATCAGGCCATTGAAGATTACAACCAAGGCAGGTTTGGTTATTTAGAAGAGTAA
- a CDS encoding glycosyltransferase codes for MSGKQIFQTETKRRWHAFTWVSRTFFLVFIIAIICVAYTLSSVQAPNLPFINTNTPLTQKQLEKLKKSQRYKDFTIEKSKLQKIKKDREHRILTHRGNYKRINMAFYVSWAASKESSISDLRRNISHLDMVATESFFLNGDSIVDKADTAALKVIHAGKKSALAVVSNYNKDHWDGAAVRRLLNDQPAQQKLINDLIAITKKYGYSGINIDFEELNLQNNDGFNAFMKNLYTQFHAKKLIVSQDISPENDDYKPEILQNYNDYLVVMAYDQHTEQSNAGDISHQEWVEEKLDDICSKVDAGKVILALACYGYDWPKNRIGQPVTYEQAMTTAVNYKSKINYDPASANLNYTYNDGSGIKHEVYFTDAATYFNLIRKADDWDIAGIALWRLGSEDKRLWSFISNDLSLDTLKKKPFDLRKIASLNMGGISYLGDGEILDLISTPTPGSVKFTLNKENFSIADQKYIRLPEQYVIKRFGEADKKIALTFDDGPDPVYTPQVLNILKQEKVPGCFFVVGIMAEKNMELLRQEYNDGYEIGNHTFFHPDMSAIGPTRVKFELNATRRLIEAVTGHSTILFRAPFNADAEPQNISEILPVAQSRKENYINIGEYIDPEDWQPGKTADQIFNEVVKQQDNGNILLLHDAGGNREATVAALPRIIKFFKAKGYTFTTVGDLMGKKRSELMPAVKSTANSGFSGSGDYFFINFFYYGNMILNIVFSVAIVLAILRTIFIAYLAIRQRKRAKRTVSKLIQHPSEKVSIIIPAYNEEVTAVQTINSLLKTTYPDFELIFVDDGSKDKTFDIINEHFGNHPMVKVFRKENGGKASALNYGISKATADFVVCIDADTQLKHDAVTELMRYFYNDKIAAVAGTVKVGNANNIITKWQSIEYITAQNMDRRAFDLLNTITVVPGAIGAFRKNVILEIGGFTIDTLAEDCDLTMRILRAGYKVKNCDSAIAYTEAPETVNMLLKQRFRWSFGVMQSFWKNRKTLLNKKYGYFGMVGMPNILIYQIILPLFSPLADLFMLISLISGIFSLSAINNLTLTGFSGILSLHNGFGQVLFYYIIFIFVDMIFAAIAFRMEKEKYTNLLYIFPQRFFWRQLMYVVLFRSFRKAIKGELETWGTIKRTGNVKEQVA; via the coding sequence ATGTCCGGAAAACAAATATTTCAAACTGAGACTAAAAGGCGCTGGCATGCATTTACATGGGTAAGCCGTACTTTTTTTTTAGTCTTCATTATCGCAATCATCTGCGTAGCGTACACGCTGTCTTCAGTACAGGCACCCAATTTGCCTTTTATCAACACAAATACACCATTAACACAAAAACAATTAGAGAAATTAAAAAAATCGCAGCGGTATAAAGATTTCACCATAGAAAAATCTAAGTTGCAAAAGATCAAAAAAGATCGTGAACATCGCATTTTAACCCATCGTGGCAATTACAAGCGTATCAACATGGCCTTTTACGTAAGTTGGGCGGCAAGTAAAGAATCATCAATATCCGATCTAAGACGCAACATCAGCCATTTGGATATGGTGGCTACAGAATCGTTCTTTTTAAATGGTGATTCTATTGTAGATAAGGCAGATACAGCGGCGTTAAAAGTAATACATGCCGGCAAAAAATCGGCTCTTGCAGTGGTTTCAAATTATAATAAAGACCATTGGGATGGTGCAGCAGTAAGAAGATTACTAAATGATCAACCTGCTCAGCAAAAATTGATCAACGATCTAATAGCAATTACAAAAAAATATGGCTATAGTGGGATCAACATAGATTTTGAAGAACTAAACCTCCAAAATAACGATGGTTTTAACGCTTTTATGAAGAATCTATATACTCAGTTTCATGCTAAAAAACTGATTGTTTCTCAGGATATTTCACCCGAAAACGACGATTATAAGCCAGAAATCCTTCAAAATTACAACGATTACCTTGTAGTAATGGCCTATGATCAGCATACCGAACAAAGTAATGCAGGCGATATTTCCCATCAGGAATGGGTAGAAGAAAAACTTGATGATATTTGCAGTAAAGTTGATGCCGGTAAAGTAATCCTTGCCTTAGCTTGCTACGGTTACGATTGGCCAAAAAATAGGATTGGGCAGCCGGTTACTTACGAGCAGGCCATGACAACGGCTGTTAATTATAAAAGTAAAATAAACTACGATCCGGCTTCTGCCAATTTAAACTACACGTACAACGATGGCAGTGGGATTAAACATGAAGTTTACTTTACCGACGCAGCAACCTATTTTAATTTAATCCGAAAAGCTGATGATTGGGATATTGCTGGTATAGCCTTATGGCGTTTAGGTTCGGAAGATAAACGTTTATGGTCATTTATTTCAAATGATCTTAGCCTGGACACACTAAAGAAAAAGCCCTTCGATTTACGCAAAATTGCTTCGTTAAATATGGGCGGAATCTCCTATTTGGGTGATGGAGAAATACTGGATCTCATTTCTACTCCTACGCCAGGTAGTGTGAAATTCACTTTAAATAAAGAAAATTTCTCTATTGCCGATCAAAAGTATATCAGACTTCCGGAACAATACGTAATTAAAAGGTTCGGAGAGGCCGACAAAAAAATCGCTTTAACTTTTGATGATGGCCCCGATCCTGTTTATACTCCACAGGTGTTGAATATTTTGAAACAGGAAAAAGTACCTGGCTGTTTCTTTGTGGTTGGCATTATGGCTGAAAAGAACATGGAATTGTTAAGGCAGGAATATAATGATGGTTACGAAATTGGAAACCATACCTTTTTTCATCCAGATATGTCTGCTATTGGTCCAACCCGCGTAAAATTTGAGCTGAATGCAACCCGTAGGTTAATTGAGGCCGTTACCGGACACAGCACAATCCTTTTCCGCGCGCCATTTAATGCCGATGCCGAGCCACAAAACATTTCTGAAATTTTACCCGTTGCACAAAGTCGCAAAGAGAATTACATCAATATAGGAGAATATATCGATCCCGAAGATTGGCAGCCGGGTAAAACTGCCGATCAGATATTTAATGAAGTAGTGAAGCAACAGGATAATGGCAATATTCTTTTATTGCATGATGCCGGCGGAAACCGTGAAGCGACTGTTGCGGCTTTACCCCGGATTATAAAATTTTTTAAAGCAAAAGGTTATACATTTACCACGGTAGGCGATTTAATGGGTAAAAAAAGATCAGAACTCATGCCTGCAGTAAAATCTACCGCAAACAGTGGCTTTTCTGGCTCTGGTGATTACTTTTTCATCAATTTCTTTTACTACGGAAATATGATTTTAAACATTGTATTTTCTGTGGCGATTGTACTTGCGATCTTAAGGACCATATTTATCGCCTACTTAGCGATCAGACAGCGAAAAAGAGCAAAACGCACTGTGAGTAAATTAATCCAGCACCCTTCAGAAAAGGTAAGCATTATCATTCCGGCTTACAATGAAGAAGTTACTGCTGTGCAAACCATTAACAGTCTTTTAAAAACCACTTACCCTGATTTTGAACTGATTTTTGTAGATGATGGCTCAAAAGATAAAACCTTTGATATCATTAATGAACACTTTGGCAATCACCCTATGGTAAAGGTTTTCCGTAAAGAAAATGGAGGTAAAGCGTCTGCTTTAAATTATGGTATATCAAAAGCTACTGCTGACTTTGTAGTCTGTATAGATGCCGATACGCAATTAAAACACGATGCGGTTACCGAACTGATGCGCTATTTCTATAACGATAAAATAGCAGCCGTAGCCGGCACTGTGAAAGTTGGAAATGCCAATAACATCATTACTAAATGGCAATCAATCGAATATATCACAGCTCAAAATATGGATAGAAGGGCCTTTGATTTATTAAACACGATTACTGTTGTACCGGGGGCAATAGGTGCCTTTAGAAAAAATGTCATCCTTGAAATTGGTGGTTTTACGATCGATACCCTTGCTGAAGATTGTGATTTAACCATGCGCATTTTAAGGGCAGGTTACAAAGTTAAAAACTGTGACAGTGCAATTGCCTATACCGAAGCACCAGAGACAGTAAATATGCTGCTAAAACAACGTTTCCGCTGGAGTTTTGGGGTAATGCAAAGTTTTTGGAAAAACAGAAAAACATTGCTTAACAAGAAGTATGGCTATTTTGGAATGGTAGGAATGCCAAATATCCTGATCTATCAGATTATTTTGCCATTATTTTCGCCGCTTGCCGATCTTTTTATGCTTATTTCTTTAATCAGTGGTATCTTTTCACTAAGCGCTATAAATAATTTAACGTTAACCGGATTTTCAGGAATTTTAAGCCTCCATAATGGTTTTGGCCAGGTACTCTTCTATTACATTATCTTCATCTTTGTAGATATGATCTTTGCTGCAATTGCTTTCCGGATGGAGAAAGAAAAGTATACCAATTTACTTTATATTTTCCCTCAGCGTTTTTTCTGGAGACAATTGATGTATGTTGTGCTCTTCCGTTCGTTCAGGAAAGCAATAAAGGGCGAGTTGGAAACCTGGGGTACGATAAAAAGAACAGGAAATGTTAAGGAACAGGTAGCCTAA
- the ispF gene encoding 2-C-methyl-D-erythritol 2,4-cyclodiphosphate synthase, which yields MKIRVGFGFDVHQLKDQHPFVVGGVTLDHHKGAFGHSDADVLLHAICDALLGAANLRDIGFHFKNTDDRWKGISSLILLKETVKLLAEKGWRIGNIDAMLCLEAPKINPHIPAMQQNIADAIGISTEDISIKATTNEQMGFIGREEGVVSYAVCLIEK from the coding sequence ATGAAAATTAGAGTAGGTTTCGGATTTGATGTGCATCAATTAAAAGATCAGCATCCTTTTGTTGTTGGTGGTGTTACATTAGATCATCACAAGGGTGCTTTTGGACATTCGGATGCTGATGTTTTACTTCATGCCATTTGCGACGCACTTTTAGGAGCGGCCAATTTACGTGATATCGGTTTTCATTTTAAAAATACAGATGACAGGTGGAAAGGTATTAGTAGCTTAATCCTGCTGAAAGAAACGGTTAAATTACTGGCTGAAAAGGGATGGCGTATTGGCAATATTGACGCCATGCTTTGTTTAGAAGCACCAAAAATTAATCCACATATTCCTGCCATGCAACAAAACATTGCTGATGCTATTGGAATTTCTACTGAAGATATCTCAATAAAAGCAACCACAAACGAGCAAATGGGCTTTATCGGTAGAGAAGAGGGCGTTGTTTCTTATGCGGTTTGCTTAATCGAAAAGTAA
- the porV gene encoding type IX secretion system outer membrane channel protein PorV, which produces MNFKYISKLAFSALSMALVFGKTNAQVTIGNTQTNGSEANNIVTAVPFLLITPDARAGAMGDAGVAVAGDVNSASINASKLAFLDKPYGFSVSYSPWLKSLVPDINLAYLSGFYKLDDRNTIGASLRYFSLGSIQLTDINQQDLGISNPNELAFDVSFARNFGKEFSLGTSLRYIYSNLASGQFSSTGQVHSGNAVAVDVSGLYKTATTLFGKQAILSAGANISNIGTKMSYSDGGENFFLPTNFKIGGASTFTVDDLSTLTFALDFNKLLVPTQPIYDSNNNIVSGKDPNRSVPAGIFGSFSDAPGGFSEELKEVGISTGLEYWYNQQFAVRAGYNYQSPMKGDSRYFTLGLGLKYNVFNIDFSYLIANAQTSPLANTLRFGLLFNFGENKSKR; this is translated from the coding sequence ATGAATTTCAAGTACATCAGTAAACTTGCTTTTTCTGCACTCTCTATGGCCTTGGTGTTTGGTAAAACAAACGCGCAGGTTACTATAGGCAATACTCAAACAAATGGTAGCGAGGCAAACAACATTGTAACGGCAGTTCCATTTCTGCTCATTACGCCCGATGCCCGTGCCGGTGCAATGGGTGATGCTGGCGTAGCCGTAGCTGGTGATGTAAATTCAGCCAGTATTAATGCTTCTAAACTTGCTTTTCTAGATAAACCTTATGGCTTTTCAGTGTCATATAGTCCATGGTTAAAAAGTTTGGTGCCCGATATTAATCTCGCTTATTTAAGTGGATTTTATAAATTGGATGACCGCAATACCATTGGCGCATCTTTAAGATATTTTTCTCTAGGCTCCATTCAGCTTACAGACATTAACCAGCAGGATCTTGGGATCTCCAATCCAAATGAATTGGCTTTTGATGTTTCTTTTGCCCGTAATTTTGGTAAAGAGTTTTCACTGGGAACTTCATTAAGATATATTTATTCAAATTTGGCTTCCGGTCAGTTTTCTTCTACGGGGCAGGTACATAGTGGAAATGCAGTAGCAGTTGATGTTTCTGGTTTGTATAAAACAGCCACAACGTTGTTTGGTAAACAGGCTATTCTTTCTGCTGGTGCTAATATTTCCAACATCGGAACAAAAATGAGCTATTCCGATGGGGGAGAGAATTTCTTTTTACCCACCAATTTTAAAATCGGAGGTGCATCTACATTTACTGTAGACGATTTGAGTACTTTAACCTTTGCGCTTGATTTTAACAAATTGCTGGTACCAACCCAGCCTATATACGATTCGAATAATAACATTGTAAGTGGAAAAGATCCGAACCGTTCGGTACCCGCCGGAATTTTTGGCTCATTTAGTGATGCACCTGGTGGTTTTAGCGAAGAACTGAAGGAAGTCGGAATTTCAACAGGTCTTGAATACTGGTATAATCAACAGTTTGCGGTTCGCGCAGGCTACAACTATCAGAGCCCAATGAAAGGTGATAGCCGCTATTTTACCTTAGGACTTGGTTTAAAATACAATGTTTTTAACATTGATTTCTCTTATTTAATTGCAAATGCACAGACTAGTCCACTTGCAAATACCCTTCGTTTTGGTCTATTGTTTAACTTTGGCGAAAATAAAAGCAAAAGATAA